The DNA sequence tggagctcacaGTCCCATGAGGAAAACAGATCCTGAATATAAACGCCAGACATTTCTAGCTGATGGGTAGGAACTGGAGGAAAATAGACTGGAGTAGAGGCTGAGCAGAAGTGAAAAAATCCAGGAGGACCTCCCTGAAGAGGTGACACTTGGGACCCAAGGCATAAGGAGCTGACCATGGGAAGGGCATGTCCGGTAGAAGGAACAGTTTGTGCAAAGGCAAGGGTGACCAGAATCCACAGGATGGGGTGGGTAGGATCACATTCATGGACACGTGGCCTGGGCAGGCGTCCAGGACCCCCACGTATAGAAAGGCTCCAGACTACATTTAATGCTTTGCTGTCACTGTCTTCAagttcctgctttaaaaaaaaaaaaaagtatttttatttacttagagagagagagagaatcccaatcagtctccacactatcagtacggagaccgatgcggggctcgaacccaccaactgcgagaccatgacctgagccgaagccaagagttggatgcccaacccactgagccacccaggcacccagaagtTCCTGCTTTTTGGACAGAGggctctgtattttcattttgccctGTGCCTCACAAATTCTGTAACCCATCCCAAGGTGCAGGATCTTCCATGAGGGCCAAAGACCCTTTTCCTGGAGCTGGACATGTGCACAGAGGTGTATACACCTTAGGTATGTCCACCTCATTCTTACTGCATTCAATCCGGTCACTGTGCACACACGCAGAGTTTCCCTGTGTTCTGATGTGTCCCTGAGTCTTTCCCACTTCACTGAATACTGATCCACTCCCAACTGCCTGCATTTTTGCTGGAGATCTTTCTCTGATGTATGGcgcccactctccctctctatgcAACAAGCAGCCCCAAAGTGCCAGAGAATTAATACCTCCCTAAGACTAGCCCTTAGCCAATGACTATGAAGTCTGGAGAATCAACACCCAGCTCCCTTGCCTCTTGAGTGGGACAACTCTGAGGTCCGTGTCTTACACTGTCCCCCAGAGGTCCCTGGTGGGATTGAGCTGCATGTCCCCGCAACACCAACTTGCTTGATAATGCACCCTTTCCTGGACGCCTTCCCGCCCCTACCTCTCTTCCTGCATCCCCAACTGATATGTCCTAGGATCACCTTCACCTCCCAAGCAAACTACTTGCATTGGCATTCTTGTCTCTGGCCTATTTCTAGGCaaacgcaaattaaaacaatgtgtgCGAACACGGATGATGCACAGACACGGGCTTTCTTTCCACTGTCTCTTTATTGGAGGTCTGAGGCTGGCAGGATCATTGGAAGTGGCTTCCTTCTGGATCTTCTAGAAGCCCTCCTGGCTGTTCTGGGTTTCACATTCTAGAAAATACAGGGCAGTGTGAGgcttggggagtggggggggccTGCCCCCATCATGGTGGGACCCTGGATAGGGAAGAGGACAGAAGCCCAAAGTGAGGGGGTGAGTACGATGCAGACTGCGAGCCAGCTTAACGAAATAGGGTAAGGATGAGATTGTGCAGGTGTGAATATAGAGGTGTTTAGGTGATCGAGGTCAGGGGGTAGGTGGGATCATTAGGCCAAGGCTGTGCTGGCTGTACATGGGTTGCTCCAGCATAAGAGCCGTCATCAGGGGTCAAGGAGGCTGGGGCCGAGCAAGCATCCTTAGGGCTGAGATTGGGCCGAGGACGGCAGCACAGTTAGAAGCTGGCTAGAGGTTGTGCAGGCAAAGGGGTTTTCTGTAGAGGGTCACAGGCTAAGTTAGTGTTGTGTAGACCGAGGGCCCTTTGGGTAGGGGATGGGGTGAGGCCAAGTTTGGGTAGTCTGGGTGAGGGTGTACAGGCAGAAGAGGTAACTTGGGTATACGTTATGCAGGCCAGGCTGAGGTTGTGAGGGCAGAAAGGCTGTGTAGGGTTGGAGTCCATGCCTTGGTTGGGAGGGCAGAGGTGTTGGGGCTGGGTAAAGGACAAGCTGGCTCGGTCGGGGCTCAGCTGATGTTGTGCAAGCAGAGGACAGTGAGTAGGAGCTGTTGTAAGCAGAAGGACTGAAGTCTGGGCCCAGGTTGCCGGAATAGATGGACTGCGAAGGGGCCCAGGAGCCTGGCTGAGGCTGTAGGGGCATATGGGTTGCAGTAAGGAGTCAGGGGCCTGCTGAGGTTGGGCGGGCAGGCGGGGGTCAGGGGTGAGCTCTGGGCTTGTGCGGAAAGCTGGGCCGCAGGCTCAGGTAGTGTGGGGTCTTGTACTCACCGCAGCGAAGCGCGGCCAGGTGCGCAGCAGGTCGAAGAGCGCGTCCCCAGGACAGTCAGTGCGCACGAGCTGGCGGTGGCCAAGCATCTGGTAGTCTGGCCGCAGGAGGCCAGCACGCACGGCGCAGCCGGGGAGCACGTCCTGCACGATGTGAAGCGCAGCCTTCGCCGGCAGCTCCGCAGTGTAGTTGCCCACGAAGGCCACGCCGAAGCCGCGGGAGTTGTGGCCGCGTGTGTGCGCGCCCACCCAGTGCCAGCCGCGGCCCTCATACACGTAGCCGTCTGAGCCTACCACGAAACTgtagaggggagggggaagcaggcaCTAGGCTGCATGAGGGACGCCCTTGCCTTTCAGCCGGCCCCCTACCCCAATTCTGCACCCGAACCAAGGGCCACCTCCATGCCAAgtcccccccactcctccccggTCGCTCTGGCTCTACCCCGTCCGTCCTCTCACCTCTCCCCACGTGCCACCGCAGAAACCGTTCCGTTTTTCTGGATCTGCCCCTCAGCATTGGCCGCGTCCCTTTCTACCCAGCCCCCTCCACATTGTCTCAAGTACAGCTCCTGCCCAATCCAGAGCTCTTTTCTGGCCTAGGTCATATTCCCTCACTGCCCTGTCCCAGACCCAGCTCTTTCCACTGCTCTTCTCTTAGTTCCTACACCAGACCCAAGAATCCCGCCGTCTTGAGGTATTTCTGGTCCCGGTTAAGGCCCAGACCCGAGTCAAGGCCACGGCCCCTCCACCTTggctccacccaccccccaaaaacctCCTCTCGCCCTTGCGGCTCCGGTCCAAACCCCGCCCCCTGGGTCAGGCTCCGCCCACCCCAGGCTCCACCCTGAAAGGTTAGCGCTCGGCCGGGCTCGGCTTACCTGTAGCCGATGTCGTCCCAACCCCGAGTATCTTGGTGGAAGCGTTGCATCGAGCGCATGTCGGCGGCGCAGTGCGCGAAATCCGTGCAGGGTGGCGCCGGCTCGTACGTGTGATGTACATACAAGAACCCGAGGGGCAGCTGCAGCGGCGTCGGGAGGCCACGATATGGTGCTGCGCCCCAGCGGCAACGGGGGTGGATGGCCGGGCACCCTGCGGAGAAGGGAGTCCAGGGCTGGGGTCAGCCAGCGTTTCTCTGCCTGCCGCCCGCATCCTCGCATCCTCGATAAAGCACACGTGTGGACCAGtcctccagcctccctccagATCTGAGGACATTTCCCCTGGCCGCCATGGGGATCTAACTTAACCAAATTTCACAGCGTCGCAGTCCTGTTGGAATATCTGCTATGACTCCCATCACCTTGAGGATAAACCCCAAGAATTTAAGCTCTTGTTTTAAGGCCCGCTACAGTCCAGGACTCAGCACTCTCCAGCTGGCTCTGCTCTGATTTCTAGAGAGGGTCAGCTACGCTGAGAAAAGGGGGATCTCCGCCCCCGTTTATTGCCCTCTAATTACACGCTTCATCTTTCTTAAATCACCCAGAACATCCAAGAGGAAGCAATGATTTTCACTGAAGGAGTGGTTCAGAGAAGTGAAGCAACTTCCCTAAAGATGCACAGGAGTAACTGGCTGAACTTCCATTTgaacctctgtgcctttgcatgtGCTGAGCCCACCTCCTAGAATGCCCTCTCTCTACCtgccccccgcctttttttttttttttttttttggtcggatgaacttttttttttttttaacatttatttatttttgagacagggagagacagagcatgaacaggggagggtcagagaaagagggagacacagaatctgaaacaggctccaggctctgagccatcagcacagagcccgacgcggggctcgaacccaccgaccgcgagatcatgacctgagccgaagtcggacgcccaaccgactgagccacccaggcaccccattggtCGGATGAACTTTTATTCAGCCTTTAAGACCCAAATCTAGCCTTTCTTTACCTATGCGGCCCTGCccacaccacccctccccccccatctgCCTGGACCCTTATTTCTCCCTCTGGAACCCCCCAAGCCTAGGGGCTGTTAAATTTAGTTAAATTAGATCCCCCTGGCTACATGAGGCTAAGAGTGTAGCATCtgtgagatggggggggggggggggaggggggagggggagcagggaatCACAGGGGATGGGGGCTGTTCTCACCCAGGAAGGCCTCGGCGAATTCCTTGGTAGCGTTGGTCGCTACCTGTGCCAGCTGTTCTTGGCTCATGCCCTGCAGTTGAGGGTGTGTTGGCTCCAGCTTCTGTAGCAGGATGAGGGCCCCCCACACCTGCTGGGTCAATGTAGGGGCTGAAGTCAGAGCAGCTCCGTTCTGCCGTCGGAGGTTGCTGCAAAGTCCTGGATTTCCAGCCACTCCAGCACCATAGTATTGGCTCAGTAGGTGGCTGAGAGGTAGCCGGGGCTCAGGAGTTCGGCTTAGATAATCTCCTAGGAGGGCCCCATCCAGGGCACCGTTGAGGAAGGCCATGGTGACTGGCGATGCCTTGGAGTCTAAGAGTGTGAAGGTCCGGGGGGCAGATAGCTGGTCCCAGCAACCGTCGGTTCCCAGGCCTGAATGACTCCAGGTCTGAGGGCCCTGGAGGAAGGCCAGACCCAGGTCTCTGGCCAGGGTGACCACCAGGAGGCTGTCCACCGTGGTCGGGGACTTGACTTTGGTAGCTGGCGAGGGAGCTTGGACATCCGGAGAGGTGACGGGGACATCTGGAGAGCCAGGTCTAACACCTGGAGAGGTGGGTTTGACATCTAGATCTGCGGCTCTCACATTTGAATACATGGCTCCAACGTCTGCAGAGATGACATCTGGAAGGGCATCCCTGAACTCTGGAGATGTGGCTCTGACATCGGGAACTGTGGCTTCAGTGTCTGCAAAGGTGGCTCCAGCATCCAGAGGGCTGGCTGTGCTGTCCAAGGGCAGGTTTACAACCCTGTACCCCTgcagccctgcctccagccccgcCAGAAGAGGCTCCACTGCCACCGTTGAGCCATCGGGTGCCAGCACAACTCCATATTCCTGCCCGGCCCGAACACCATGTTGGACCACGTCCTTGGTTAGACCTCGAAGCTCTGGGCTCAGTTGGTGGGGATCCAGCCTGGTGGCCTTGAGACTCCGCCCCTCCAGCAGGAAGTGATGGACAAGATCGCGGGGACCCGACTCCTGGGCTAACAGCAGCCATGCAGAAGCAGTGTGCCTGGCCTTGGTGGCTGGTACCTTCTGCTCGAGCTCAGCCAGGGCCTGGATGACAGAGtccatgagcaggggcagggttGCTGCAGGAGGACAGACAACATTAGCCCAGTGGCCCAGCACCTCCCCTGTTCCTCCCTCTGCTGCTTTCACATTTTCTCAATGCCCCCAGCTCTTCACTGGACAACCCTGTGACCCCCAACACCATCCTtgtgtagatgaggaaactgaggcacagatagcCAGTTAAGGAGCTTAGATGATCAGTGAGCACTGGGGAGCCATgttcatgagcaggagagagacagggccTGGTTGGTATTCTAAGGCTGCTCCTTTGGCTACCATGTGGAGAATGGACTTGGGGGAGGctagagaagggagaggggagacagtGTGGAGGTAAGTGATGAAGGTAGCCAAAGCCAGGGTAGTGTCAGTGGGATGGACAAAAAATGGGCAGAGCTCCCAGGTGCTTTGAGGGGAAAatggagtttttcttttcttttaatttttaatgttttattttttatttctgagagagagagagagagagagagagagagcaggcgaggggcagagagagagggagacacagaatctgaagcaggctccaggctctgagctgtcagcacagagcctgacgtggggctcgaacccacgaaccgtgagatcatgacctgagctgaagccagacgcttaaccgactgagccaacgaGGCGCCCCAAAATGGAGTTTTTAATGGATTGGAGTTTGGGGGATTTTAGAGGGATAGGTGTCTCTAAGGAtggccagggagggggagagtgggCCTGTGCCCTGTGAAGGAAATGTCAAGTGCCTGAACCCGGAACTGAGGAATGCTGGGCTCGAGCTGAATGGGATGTTGAATGACAgctaatgtttattaaacatttactatgtgccaggcaccattctaggtgACCTaacccatttaatcttcacaatgacCCTGGGAGCACAGAGAGGCTAAATCGTCTGCCTAgaatcacacagctaggaagtgacaGAGGCAGGATGTGAACCCAGGAAGTTTTAATCCTTACACTCTTTCTAGAATCCAGGTTCTTCTCCAGACAGTCCACACTGTGATTCCTCtataactttattcttctttttgccTAAAACACCCGTTCCTGCTTCCCcaccaggtgattttttttttttttccttcttcctgtcttaaatctatgtcccctcctccaggaaactTTCCTGATTTTTGCTCTTCTGGCTCCAAGtccttcccccagctcctgaGTCCTGACCCTTTGGGGCTGGCAGCATCTGGAGACTGGAGGTTCCTTGAGACTGGGGCCTCCTGGGGTCTCCAGCCTCACCCTGTACAGGGCAGGACACAGAGAGGGCACAATACACTTTTGCAGAATCGAGTCCCAGCCCCAGGTCTCTGCCTTCTGACCCACCTGTCCCGGGCTCCGGCCGCAGCAGCAATCCAAACAGGACCCAGAGGACACCCTGGGCCACCATTGTGGGGTTCCAGCTTCTGAGGGACATATCCAGGTGACCTCAGCAGAGACGTTGGCAGAACTGGAAGAGAGAATTGAGTGGTGCCTTTGGCTACTGTCAAAGTCCAGTGGTGAATGACACAGCTGCCCCTTGCAGAGCTGTGGGCGGGAGGTAGCAGGAGCATGGGGACAGAGTGCTCTGGGTCAAGGTTGTCTGGTTTCAGGGACTCCCCCATCCTATCCTGTCCCTCCCAGGCTGAGGTCCAGGGTCAGCAAGCCAGGCCCATCCCAGGAGGGGCCTGGAGGCCAAGTAGTTTAGACTCCAACAAACTTCCCATTCCCAAGAGAAGCAGACTGAGGCCGGTCCAGCAAACCCTAACCCCTTCCTATAATTATTGTTCTGGAGCTGCAGCTGGCCACCGGAGGGGACTCTCAGGTGTCTGCCCAACTGGTAAGACCGGCtgtgctgggggaagggagagtagGAAAAACCCGGGGTTGATAAGGCCTCCTGTGTTCTTCGCTGCCAGCACCTCAGGTTCAGGCAGAAGATG is a window from the Leopardus geoffroyi isolate Oge1 chromosome A2, O.geoffroyi_Oge1_pat1.0, whole genome shotgun sequence genome containing:
- the PGLYRP2 gene encoding N-acetylmuramoyl-L-alanine amidase isoform X1 yields the protein MSLRSWNPTMVAQGVLWVLFGLLLRPEPGTATLPLLMDSVIQALAELEQKVPATKARHTASAWLLLAQESGPRDLVHHFLLEGRSLKATRLDPHQLSPELRGLTKDVVQHGVRAGQEYGVVLAPDGSTVAVEPLLAGLEAGLQGYRVVNLPLDSTASPLDAGATFADTEATVPDVRATSPEFRDALPDVISADVGAMYSNVRAADLDVKPTSPGVRPGSPDVPVTSPDVQAPSPATKVKSPTTVDSLLVVTLARDLGLAFLQGPQTWSHSGLGTDGCWDQLSAPRTFTLLDSKASPVTMAFLNGALDGALLGDYLSRTPEPRLPLSHLLSQYYGAGVAGNPGLCSNLRRQNGAALTSAPTLTQQVWGALILLQKLEPTHPQLQGMSQEQLAQVATNATKEFAEAFLGCPAIHPRCRWGAAPYRGLPTPLQLPLGFLYVHHTYEPAPPCTDFAHCAADMRSMQRFHQDTRGWDDIGYSFVVGSDGYVYEGRGWHWVGAHTRGHNSRGFGVAFVGNYTAELPAKAALHIVQDVLPGCAVRAGLLRPDYQMLGHRQLVRTDCPGDALFDLLRTWPRFAANVKPRTARRASRRSRRKPLPMILPASDLQ
- the PGLYRP2 gene encoding N-acetylmuramoyl-L-alanine amidase isoform X2, which encodes MSLRSWNPTMVAQGVLWVLFGLLLRPEPGTATLPLLMDSVIQALAELEQKVPATKARHTASAWLLLAQESGPRDLVHHFLLEGRSLKATRLDPHQLSPELRGLTKDVVQHGVRAGQEYGVVLAPDGSTVAVEPLLAGLEAGLQGYRVVNLPLDSTASPLDAGATFADTEATVPDVRATSPEFRDALPDVISADVGAMYSNVRAADLDVKPTSPGVRPGSPDVPVTSPDVQAPSPATKVKSPTTVDSLLVVTLARDLGLAFLQGPQTWSHSGLGTDGCWDQLSAPRTFTLLDSKASPVTMAFLNGALDGALLGDYLSRTPEPRLPLSHLLSQYYGAGVAGNPGLCSNLRRQNGAALTSAPTLTQQVWGALILLQKLEPTHPQLQGMSQEQLAQVATNATKEFAEAFLGCPAIHPRCRWGAAPYRGLPTPLQLPLGFLYVHHTYEPAPPCTDFAHCAADMRSMQRFHQDTRGWDDIGYSFVVGSDGYVYEGRGWHWVGAHTRGHNSRGFGVAFVGNYTAELPAKAALHIVQDVLPGCAVRAGLLRPDYQMLGHRQLVRTDCPGDALFDLLRTWPRFAAGPTMMGAGPPHSPSLTLPCIF